In one Trichlorobacter lovleyi SZ genomic region, the following are encoded:
- a CDS encoding L-lactate MFS transporter, translating to MSEEHYNRWLILISAIIINICIGTLYAWSVFAMPLGKLFGWAPPALALVFTINHGLSPVAMIGGGYLQDKLGSKTTIIVGGLMFTIGLFLSGYVSQVGMLYLTYSALAGIGGGVIYAGNIGNTVKFFPDKRGLAAGLCAAGYGCGAMLVAPIASALIINYGVLNTFQILGTAFFIIIAICIMFIKKAPAGYKPAGWTPPVVAATAAQPAGNDSKWTQMISEGIWWVVMIMLFCGAMSGLMVLAHASPIGQIMFKLTPMNAAFFVSIITLANALGRVGFGALSDRIGRSNTIMIMYIVSALSMLNLAFTTSVAGFVASGIGCGAVFGGFMGTMPTIISDRYGLKNFGVNYGITFIGFSLAAIFGPLTAAKVRVATGNYEQAFWIALGINVVGFVFAYIFRTMDVKSKK from the coding sequence ATGTCAGAAGAACACTACAATCGATGGCTTATACTGATCTCGGCAATAATCATCAACATCTGTATCGGTACGCTGTACGCATGGAGCGTCTTCGCCATGCCGCTGGGCAAACTGTTCGGCTGGGCTCCGCCGGCGCTGGCGCTGGTCTTTACGATCAACCACGGTTTAAGCCCGGTGGCCATGATCGGCGGCGGCTACCTGCAGGATAAACTGGGTTCCAAAACAACCATTATCGTCGGCGGCCTGATGTTTACCATCGGCCTGTTTCTCTCCGGCTACGTTTCACAGGTCGGCATGCTCTACCTGACCTACAGCGCCCTGGCCGGTATCGGCGGTGGCGTGATCTATGCCGGCAACATCGGCAACACGGTCAAATTTTTCCCTGACAAGCGGGGACTGGCTGCCGGTCTCTGTGCAGCCGGCTACGGTTGCGGCGCCATGCTGGTGGCACCGATCGCCAGCGCCCTGATCATCAACTACGGCGTGCTCAACACCTTCCAGATCCTTGGTACCGCCTTCTTTATCATTATCGCCATCTGTATCATGTTCATCAAAAAGGCCCCGGCAGGCTACAAACCGGCAGGCTGGACCCCTCCGGTCGTGGCAGCCACGGCAGCACAGCCGGCAGGCAATGACAGCAAGTGGACCCAGATGATCAGTGAAGGGATCTGGTGGGTGGTCATGATCATGCTGTTCTGCGGTGCCATGTCCGGCCTGATGGTTCTGGCCCACGCCTCCCCCATCGGCCAGATCATGTTCAAGCTGACCCCCATGAACGCAGCCTTCTTCGTCAGTATCATCACCCTGGCCAACGCCCTGGGCCGTGTCGGCTTTGGCGCCCTGTCCGACCGGATCGGACGTTCCAACACCATCATGATCATGTACATCGTATCGGCCCTGTCCATGCTCAACCTGGCGTTTACCACCAGCGTGGCAGGCTTTGTCGCCTCGGGTATCGGATGCGGTGCGGTGTTTGGCGGATTCATGGGCACCATGCCGACCATTATCAGCGACCGCTACGGTCTGAAGAACTTCGGCGTCAACTACGGCATCACCTTTATCGGCTTCAGCCTTGCCGCAATCTTCGGACCGCTGACCGCCGCCAAGGTACGGGTTGCCACCGGCAACTATGAGCAGGCGTTCTGGATCGCACTCGGCATCAACGTCGTGGGCTTTGTGTTCGCCTACATCTTCAGAACCATGGATGTCAAATCAAAGAAATAA
- a CDS encoding MFS transporter yields MSRSVNVNEVFDNIPFSPYQTAVCLLCFCIVFLDGFDLTVIGVALPKIAEHLNAKPSELGLALSAGQLGPMIGAVLLGMLADRVGRKKTMFCSAIVFGFFTYMTTHITSVEELAAYRFLAGLGMGGAIPNALAFGSEYAPARIRTSLSLYMWAGMPCGAMIAGFAASWLLPHYGWQSVFIVGGIAPVAIALLILLLLPDSLHHLVRTGTAKSIAKAREILARIDRSSPLSADIELTVTSQTKEKGGSLKSLFTDHRLLTTILLWILFYMSFYLLWILFSWVPTLLKKSGASVQQYSIGFAFIHLGSVVAILCIGRCMDKYNKLNVVKYVFLAAFFAMLAFGYFSSGYPFAVVIVVSVLAGLFVNGGNSALMGLASAVYPAEIRATGIGWAYGIGKIGSFLAPAVGGFYLARNWSVFDICAVNGSSALIIAVVVVILQRHMRSTARGEV; encoded by the coding sequence GTGAGCAGGTCTGTGAACGTTAATGAAGTATTCGATAATATTCCTTTTTCACCTTACCAAACAGCAGTTTGCCTACTCTGTTTCTGTATCGTCTTTCTTGACGGCTTTGACCTGACGGTCATCGGAGTGGCACTACCCAAGATCGCCGAGCATCTGAACGCCAAGCCGAGCGAACTGGGGTTGGCATTAAGTGCCGGACAGCTGGGGCCCATGATCGGCGCGGTACTGCTGGGCATGCTGGCTGACCGTGTCGGACGCAAGAAGACCATGTTCTGCTCAGCCATTGTCTTTGGTTTTTTCACCTACATGACCACCCATATCACCAGTGTCGAAGAACTGGCAGCCTACCGTTTTCTGGCCGGCCTCGGCATGGGTGGCGCCATCCCCAACGCCCTGGCCTTCGGCAGTGAATATGCTCCAGCCAGAATCCGCACCTCACTTTCCCTCTATATGTGGGCCGGCATGCCCTGCGGTGCCATGATCGCAGGATTTGCCGCTTCCTGGCTGCTGCCCCACTACGGCTGGCAATCGGTCTTCATCGTGGGGGGGATCGCGCCGGTGGCGATTGCGCTGCTGATCCTGTTGCTGTTGCCTGATTCCCTGCACCACCTGGTCAGGACCGGAACAGCCAAATCCATTGCCAAGGCCCGTGAAATTCTGGCACGGATTGACAGATCATCACCGCTCTCCGCAGATATCGAACTGACGGTCACCAGCCAGACCAAGGAAAAAGGCGGTTCCCTCAAGTCACTGTTTACCGACCACCGCCTGCTGACGACCATACTGCTCTGGATCCTGTTCTACATGAGCTTCTATCTGCTCTGGATCCTCTTTTCCTGGGTACCCACCCTGCTCAAGAAGAGCGGTGCGTCGGTCCAGCAGTACAGCATCGGCTTTGCCTTCATTCACCTTGGCTCTGTTGTGGCTATACTCTGCATCGGCCGCTGTATGGACAAATACAACAAGCTGAATGTCGTGAAATACGTCTTCCTGGCCGCCTTCTTTGCCATGCTGGCGTTCGGCTACTTCTCTTCAGGCTACCCCTTTGCCGTGGTCATCGTGGTTTCCGTACTGGCCGGGCTTTTTGTGAACGGCGGCAACTCCGCACTGATGGGGCTGGCATCGGCGGTCTACCCGGCAGAGATCAGGGCCACCGGCATCGGCTGGGCCTACGGCATCGGCAAGATCGGCTCGTTCCTCGCACCGGCCGTTGGCGGATTTTATCTGGCCCGCAACTGGAGCGTGTTTGACATCTGCGCCGTCAACGGCAGCAGCGCATTGATCATTGCCGTCGTCGTCGTCATTCTGCAGCGGCATATGCGTTCAACCGCCCGTGGCGAGGTGTAA
- a CDS encoding flavodoxin family protein, producing MKITVIIGSPHGMHGNTGRLVEEVMAGLGAAAELELIDLSTLHLQPCLGCDACHKNGSCRLPDDYEMIKTSLLTCDGFVLASPNYIFSVTAQLKTLFDRSSSLIHCLALEGKYGAVAVTSGGAEHDELLRYMVRFINSTGAQSVGSVSSQVSGRRSFPKQAELFDKARELGSELCRCIREQNHFPDQAGYRGSFKARMKRLVESRKDDWDFEFQYWQEHH from the coding sequence GTGAAGATCACCGTTATCATAGGCAGTCCCCATGGCATGCACGGCAATACCGGCCGCCTGGTGGAAGAGGTCATGGCCGGTCTTGGAGCCGCGGCGGAGCTGGAGCTGATTGACCTCTCAACGCTGCACCTGCAGCCCTGCCTCGGCTGCGATGCCTGTCACAAGAACGGCAGCTGCCGTCTGCCGGACGACTACGAGATGATCAAGACCAGCCTGCTGACCTGCGACGGCTTTGTCCTGGCCAGCCCCAACTATATCTTCAGTGTCACCGCCCAGCTGAAGACCCTGTTTGACCGCAGCAGCAGCCTGATCCACTGCCTGGCGCTTGAGGGCAAGTACGGGGCAGTGGCCGTAACCTCCGGTGGCGCAGAGCACGATGAACTGCTGCGCTACATGGTCCGTTTCATCAACTCTACCGGTGCCCAGTCAGTGGGGTCAGTCAGCTCCCAGGTAAGCGGCAGGCGCAGTTTCCCCAAACAGGCTGAACTCTTTGACAAGGCACGGGAACTGGGCAGCGAACTCTGCCGCTGCATCCGGGAGCAGAACCACTTTCCTGATCAGGCCGGTTACCGGGGCAGTTTCAAGGCCCGCATGAAGCGGCTGGTGGAATCCCGCAAGGATGACTGGGACTTTGAGTTTCAATACTGGCAAGAACACCATTAA
- a CDS encoding FG-GAP repeat domain-containing protein, with translation MFTILKTACTVLLLLAAATCSFAATSLPDQVVRDFTPLSGYVVQSSGEEYLIDLGIGQGVAVGDLFTVVGPGATITHPVTGKVLGTEETRKGLLRLIRLKQGYSHSRPVGTVAGVKRGDVIHRFQDIPAIVWDYTGQGEQLAKELQTALPHLNWQDYAAAQQKRPASPARPATFSPALYFILTSQAVEVRAPDFELIHSYPTTTSPQPSQPAPAATAAPTAASALAVLPPVTAGGAVLAGGEPIWSYTGLKGTPVGVEAGDFDGDGRPEVAIAYSDRIEIGRLGPEGYQGLGTVRLAAGSLAYALDAVDLLPNGRPELYVSAMNSNGNPAGISIEFRDGRYRTTITKIPWHLRRVALPGEGDVLLAQEYDSLGREFAGPVFRVKRSGDRLTAGAKLSLPRRINLYGFAPFTSQGRKLIAYLNDDGYLSIVTPEGEELADSVDALGGTESYFTMNDDVPSGGESREVYLKARIEASDQGDILVSANSGLSFLARFKMYLKSEIKRLHWNGKELREVWHTAPDKSYLADFKLMPGKAGEKARLLSVVAFPKTSPVADRKAALRLYQLDTP, from the coding sequence ATGTTTACCATTTTGAAAACGGCCTGCACAGTCCTACTGCTGCTGGCAGCCGCCACCTGCAGTTTCGCCGCAACGTCACTACCGGACCAGGTTGTTCGTGATTTCACACCGCTCTCGGGATATGTCGTGCAATCCAGCGGAGAAGAGTATCTGATTGACCTGGGGATCGGCCAGGGTGTTGCCGTCGGTGATCTGTTCACCGTTGTCGGCCCGGGCGCCACGATTACGCACCCGGTCACCGGGAAGGTGCTGGGAACCGAGGAAACACGCAAAGGACTACTGCGGCTGATCCGTCTGAAGCAAGGCTATTCCCACAGTCGCCCGGTCGGGACTGTTGCAGGGGTCAAGCGCGGTGACGTGATCCATCGTTTTCAGGACATTCCGGCCATAGTGTGGGATTACACCGGCCAGGGAGAACAGCTGGCCAAAGAACTGCAAACCGCGCTGCCGCATCTGAACTGGCAGGACTATGCCGCTGCCCAGCAGAAACGTCCGGCAAGCCCGGCCCGGCCCGCCACATTCAGCCCGGCACTCTACTTTATCCTGACCAGCCAGGCAGTTGAAGTACGCGCACCGGATTTCGAGTTGATCCACAGCTACCCAACCACCACATCACCCCAGCCCAGTCAGCCGGCACCGGCAGCAACAGCAGCACCGACAGCGGCGTCTGCACTTGCGGTACTGCCGCCGGTGACCGCAGGTGGCGCTGTTCTGGCCGGCGGTGAACCGATCTGGAGCTACACTGGCCTGAAGGGAACGCCGGTGGGGGTTGAGGCGGGCGATTTCGACGGCGACGGACGACCGGAAGTGGCCATTGCCTACAGCGACCGGATTGAAATCGGACGTCTGGGCCCTGAGGGGTACCAGGGACTGGGCACTGTCCGGCTTGCCGCAGGCAGCTTGGCCTATGCCCTTGATGCTGTTGATCTCCTTCCCAACGGACGCCCTGAACTGTATGTATCAGCCATGAACAGCAACGGCAACCCGGCCGGTATCAGCATTGAATTCCGCGACGGGCGCTACCGGACAACCATCACCAAGATTCCCTGGCATCTGCGCCGGGTTGCACTGCCCGGCGAAGGGGACGTGCTGCTGGCCCAGGAGTATGACAGCCTGGGACGTGAGTTTGCCGGCCCGGTCTTCCGGGTCAAGCGCTCAGGAGACCGCCTGACTGCCGGTGCAAAACTGTCACTGCCCAGACGGATCAATCTGTACGGCTTTGCCCCGTTCACCAGTCAGGGGCGCAAGCTGATCGCCTATCTGAATGATGACGGCTACCTCTCAATCGTCACCCCTGAGGGAGAAGAACTGGCCGACAGCGTGGATGCGCTGGGCGGGACCGAATCCTACTTCACCATGAACGACGACGTGCCCAGCGGCGGAGAGAGCCGCGAGGTCTATCTCAAGGCACGGATCGAGGCATCCGATCAGGGCGACATCCTGGTCAGCGCCAACAGTGGCCTGAGCTTCCTGGCCCGCTTCAAGATGTACCTCAAGTCAGAAATCAAGCGACTGCACTGGAACGGCAAGGAACTGCGCGAGGTCTGGCATACCGCACCTGACAAGAGCTACCTGGCCGACTTCAAACTGATGCCGGGCAAGGCAGGCGAAAAGGCCAGACTGCTCAGCGTCGTGGCGTTCCCCAAAACCAGCCCTGTGGCAGACCGCAAGGCAGCCCTGCGTCTCTATCAACTGGATACCCCCTGA
- a CDS encoding twin-arginine translocase TatA/TatE family subunit has translation MFGFGMPELIVIMSIVLVIFGAGKLPEVGRAVGKGIRNFKEASEGKEAIELDKKA, from the coding sequence ATGTTCGGTTTTGGAATGCCGGAGCTTATCGTCATCATGTCAATCGTGCTGGTGATCTTCGGCGCAGGAAAACTGCCTGAAGTTGGTCGGGCCGTCGGTAAAGGAATCCGTAATTTCAAAGAAGCAAGCGAGGGCAAAGAGGCCATTGAACTGGACAAAAAGGCCTGA
- a CDS encoding cytochrome c3 family protein, with product MYTTFIPARSAALCTAAALTLLVALPAFAAPKRLTSAKPDNCSACHGKDKVLPDGHVKTAKMALSACRECHTKDSPTSLSGKLPLSHRHQLAGVTCVKCHGKAKKQTPVEAAVCEACHEPARLAEKTAGVKPQNPHTSPHYGTALDCNVCHHQHAKGENFCVQCHTFNFKLP from the coding sequence ATGTACACGACCTTCATTCCAGCCAGATCTGCCGCGCTGTGCACGGCAGCAGCGCTCACCCTGCTTGTTGCCCTGCCTGCGTTTGCAGCCCCCAAGCGCCTGACCTCCGCCAAACCGGACAACTGCAGCGCCTGCCACGGCAAGGACAAGGTGCTGCCGGATGGACACGTCAAAACCGCCAAAATGGCGCTCAGCGCCTGCCGGGAGTGCCACACCAAAGATTCACCGACAAGTCTATCAGGAAAGCTGCCACTCAGCCACAGACACCAGTTGGCCGGTGTCACCTGTGTCAAATGCCACGGTAAGGCCAAGAAACAGACCCCGGTTGAAGCCGCTGTCTGTGAAGCGTGCCATGAGCCGGCCAGACTGGCAGAGAAAACCGCCGGGGTAAAACCTCAAAACCCGCATACCTCACCCCATTACGGAACGGCGCTGGACTGCAACGTCTGCCACCACCAGCATGCCAAGGGTGAAAACTTTTGCGTGCAGTGCCACACCTTCAATTTCAAACTGCCCTAA
- a CDS encoding flavocytochrome c, whose product MSDEISQESEVTRRSFLKTTGAVAAAAGLAMTGLAATVRQAEAACGEMPKKWDETYDVIVVGTGFAGLSAAIEARHAGAEVLVIEKMRTHGGNSIINGGEMAVAGTKWQKEAGIQDSPELFMKDLLKAGSNLNHPELARTIAEQSGEALDWCQNFVGARFVKLVFHGGHSVKRSVQTDNASGSGLVNPLFAKAKSMGVKFQFTTKMERLITNKEGRVVGLEIRKGYKFPDDRSGKASFVKARKAVVLASGGFSQNVELRQIQDPRIDSRFDSTNHPGATGEATLAACRAGAMDVQMDWIQMGPWTSPDEKGFGHVPQFCERLVGYGPMIDPKTGRRFIQETGNRKVRADAMMALGYPTIIFGDAVNVKRQVLSHTLEKGMANGAIKRFDTIEELAANYGIPLAALKEEIAKWNSYVEKRKDPDFNCKIFPETTPTVVAPFYACRLWPRVHHCMGGLVIDKNAQVKGFNLKPIKGLYAAGEVTGGVHGAVRLGTCAMLDCVVFGRIAGKNAAKEKNWG is encoded by the coding sequence ATGAGTGACGAAATCAGCCAGGAATCCGAAGTAACCCGCAGAAGCTTCCTGAAAACCACCGGGGCAGTTGCAGCAGCGGCCGGTCTGGCCATGACCGGACTGGCCGCCACAGTCCGGCAGGCAGAGGCGGCCTGTGGCGAGATGCCGAAGAAGTGGGATGAGACCTATGACGTTATCGTTGTCGGGACCGGCTTTGCCGGTTTGTCAGCAGCCATTGAGGCCAGGCATGCCGGTGCCGAGGTACTGGTGATTGAGAAAATGCGTACCCATGGCGGCAACTCAATCATCAACGGCGGAGAGATGGCGGTTGCAGGCACCAAGTGGCAGAAAGAGGCCGGTATTCAGGATTCGCCTGAGCTGTTCATGAAAGACCTGCTGAAGGCCGGTTCAAACCTGAACCACCCTGAACTGGCCCGTACCATTGCCGAGCAGTCCGGTGAAGCGCTTGACTGGTGTCAGAACTTTGTGGGGGCCAGGTTTGTCAAGCTGGTCTTTCATGGTGGCCACTCGGTCAAGCGGTCGGTCCAGACCGATAATGCATCCGGTTCAGGCCTGGTCAATCCGCTGTTTGCCAAGGCCAAATCCATGGGGGTCAAATTCCAGTTTACCACCAAGATGGAACGCCTGATCACCAACAAAGAGGGGCGGGTTGTCGGCCTGGAGATCAGAAAGGGCTACAAATTTCCTGATGACAGGTCCGGCAAGGCAAGCTTCGTAAAGGCCCGCAAGGCGGTGGTACTGGCATCAGGCGGCTTCTCCCAGAACGTTGAACTGCGCCAGATCCAGGACCCCCGGATTGACAGCCGCTTTGACTCCACCAACCATCCGGGCGCCACCGGCGAGGCCACCCTGGCCGCCTGCCGGGCAGGTGCCATGGATGTACAGATGGACTGGATCCAGATGGGCCCTTGGACCAGTCCCGATGAAAAGGGCTTCGGACATGTCCCGCAGTTTTGTGAACGTCTGGTGGGCTACGGGCCGATGATTGACCCCAAAACCGGCAGGCGCTTCATTCAGGAAACCGGTAACCGCAAGGTACGGGCCGATGCCATGATGGCACTGGGCTACCCGACCATCATCTTCGGCGATGCAGTAAACGTCAAACGGCAGGTACTGTCACACACCCTGGAAAAAGGGATGGCCAACGGTGCAATCAAAAGGTTTGATACCATCGAAGAACTGGCTGCCAACTACGGCATTCCCCTGGCTGCGCTCAAGGAAGAAATCGCCAAATGGAACTCCTATGTAGAAAAGAGAAAGGATCCTGACTTCAACTGCAAGATCTTCCCGGAGACCACCCCGACGGTCGTAGCCCCGTTTTATGCCTGCCGGCTCTGGCCGCGGGTACATCATTGCATGGGCGGTCTGGTGATTGACAAAAATGCCCAGGTCAAAGGCTTCAACCTCAAGCCGATCAAAGGGCTGTACGCTGCCGGCGAAGTGACCGGCGGGGTACATGGTGCCGTGCGCCTCGGTACCTGTGCCATGCTCGATTGTGTTGTCTTCGGCAGGATCGCCGGAAAGAACGCAGCCAAAGAAAAGAACTGGGGCTAG
- a CDS encoding sigma-54-dependent Fis family transcriptional regulator yields the protein MKTSQLDFRELLSFNPQGGVIRFLGQRAYLVDATAQGLQRKEFIDAFGPEMVRTIVTRSAYAHGWRVAETVKTELPEVWAEAKEGKLGPMLCALYGFGEIVSSRRTDGLGDEPLVETVLKDSFEAEQHLMLSGGSDEAVCWRYTAFASGYVSRVQGREVYFIEDSCRAKGDDYCRIKGRYLEQWGDEIKPYLPYYQTKNVESICAELRRKLQATEKRLKHYQRDMAFLHNECEEGNCYPVSRSSVMQKVLDFAWLLAEVDSSVLITGESGVGKERMALQIHSRSPRSNKPFLAVNCGALSETLLDSELFGHAKGAFTGADRDRIGLFEAAAGGTLFLDEVGEVSPSMQVKLLRALQEREIRRVGESQPRKIDVRIISATNRNLQEAVASGGFRQDLFYRLKVIELHIPPLRERTEDILPLARCILNALTKVMGKNVTGFSHQAADNLLCYEWPGNIRELQNAIEYALVLCRSNQIDAEDLPAEVRNSLFRPTAVSGIRSLEAIERDYILSVLAVQGNNKARTAEKLEISLATLYRKLREYGMMDR from the coding sequence ATGAAGACCTCACAACTTGATTTCAGGGAACTGCTGTCGTTTAACCCCCAGGGGGGGGTGATCCGTTTTCTCGGCCAACGGGCCTACCTGGTCGATGCAACTGCCCAGGGGCTGCAGCGCAAAGAGTTTATTGATGCCTTCGGGCCGGAGATGGTGCGCACCATTGTCACCCGCTCGGCCTATGCCCACGGCTGGCGGGTTGCCGAGACCGTCAAGACCGAGTTGCCGGAGGTCTGGGCCGAGGCAAAGGAAGGCAAGCTGGGACCGATGCTGTGCGCCCTGTACGGCTTCGGGGAGATTGTCAGCAGCCGGCGCACCGATGGCCTGGGGGATGAACCACTGGTTGAAACCGTGTTGAAGGATTCGTTTGAGGCTGAGCAGCATCTGATGCTGTCGGGGGGATCTGATGAAGCGGTCTGCTGGCGCTACACCGCCTTTGCCAGCGGCTATGTATCGCGGGTGCAGGGCCGTGAGGTGTACTTCATTGAGGACAGCTGCCGCGCCAAAGGTGATGACTACTGCCGGATCAAAGGCAGGTACCTTGAACAGTGGGGGGACGAGATCAAGCCGTACCTGCCCTATTATCAGACCAAGAATGTGGAGTCCATTTGTGCTGAACTGCGCAGGAAGCTGCAGGCAACGGAAAAACGCCTCAAGCATTACCAGCGCGATATGGCCTTTCTGCATAATGAGTGCGAAGAAGGTAACTGCTATCCTGTTTCCCGCAGCAGTGTCATGCAGAAGGTGCTTGATTTTGCCTGGCTGCTGGCAGAGGTGGATTCTTCAGTCCTGATCACCGGTGAGAGCGGTGTCGGTAAGGAGCGGATGGCACTTCAGATCCATTCCCGGTCGCCGCGCTCCAACAAGCCGTTTCTGGCGGTCAACTGTGGCGCCCTGAGCGAAACGCTGCTTGACAGTGAACTGTTCGGCCATGCCAAGGGGGCCTTTACCGGAGCAGACCGGGATCGCATCGGGCTCTTTGAGGCTGCAGCCGGAGGGACCCTGTTTCTTGATGAGGTGGGGGAGGTCTCTCCGTCCATGCAGGTCAAGTTGCTGCGGGCGCTGCAGGAAAGGGAAATCCGCCGTGTAGGCGAGAGTCAGCCGCGAAAGATCGATGTACGGATTATCTCTGCCACCAACCGCAATCTGCAGGAGGCCGTGGCATCCGGCGGCTTCCGGCAGGATCTGTTTTATCGCCTGAAGGTGATCGAACTGCATATCCCGCCACTGCGTGAACGGACCGAAGATATTCTGCCCCTTGCCCGCTGCATTCTGAATGCCCTGACAAAGGTTATGGGCAAAAATGTGACCGGCTTTAGCCACCAGGCGGCTGATAACCTGTTGTGCTACGAGTGGCCGGGCAATATCCGTGAGCTGCAGAACGCCATTGAATATGCACTGGTCCTCTGTCGCAGCAATCAGATCGATGCCGAAGATCTGCCTGCCGAGGTTCGCAATTCACTCTTCAGGCCGACGGCTGTGAGCGGCATCAGATCCCTTGAGGCGATCGAGCGGGATTATATCCTTTCCGTACTGGCGGTTCAGGGGAACAATAAGGCCCGTACCGCAGAAAAACTTGAGATCAGTCTGGCGACCCTGTACAGGAAGTTGCGGGAATACGGTATGATGGATCGCTGA
- a CDS encoding FAD-dependent oxidoreductase: MKRLWSSIASAALLVACALPAYAEKTMETDIAVVGGGLSGLSAATQATQLGAKVVVLEKQAKVGGTGLFCEGVFAAESKLQKRIGINVTKDFAYKLIMEYSHWKANSALAKHFVDRSAETVDWLDSMGIKIEYIGVGGHGGPLTWHVIAPGPDYLSGKNKKDYHCERIINVFSKYVTDKGGQILLQTPGTDLIMDNGKVVGVWAKDKSGEKIRINAKAVVIATGGFSSNKEMMKKYYPEYPDITPVGNIGKDGDGITMGIKAGADLEGMNTVQGYRPGLPGFHPADQMIALAVQPYFWVTPRGERYTDESNIVFWPYSNNSLVRVGGVAYAIYDDATRKMAVEQGIEMPLGEWVLAGTKLVKWEDAFNKELARKRGNVFKADTIEELAKQLNMKPEVLQASVARMNTAADTRKDAEFGKDPKFLRKVATGPFYATKLTPRHLGTLGGMKVTANNQVVKTSGDPIPGLYAVGTDSGGMYGDSYDLLLGGGTAGYAINSGRFAAEHAVKYIKQ; this comes from the coding sequence ATGAAGAGACTGTGGAGCAGTATCGCTTCGGCAGCATTGTTGGTGGCATGTGCGCTACCGGCCTATGCCGAAAAGACTATGGAAACGGACATTGCAGTTGTCGGCGGCGGCCTTTCGGGGCTGTCGGCAGCTACCCAGGCAACCCAACTGGGAGCCAAGGTGGTAGTGCTTGAGAAGCAGGCCAAGGTAGGCGGCACCGGGCTGTTCTGTGAGGGTGTCTTTGCTGCAGAGAGCAAGCTGCAAAAAAGGATCGGCATCAATGTCACCAAGGATTTTGCCTACAAGCTGATCATGGAATACAGCCACTGGAAGGCCAATTCCGCGCTGGCAAAACATTTTGTGGATCGCTCGGCTGAAACCGTTGACTGGCTGGACTCAATGGGGATCAAGATTGAATATATCGGTGTCGGCGGCCATGGCGGCCCCCTGACCTGGCATGTAATTGCTCCGGGTCCGGACTATCTCTCCGGCAAAAACAAGAAGGACTACCACTGCGAGCGGATCATCAATGTGTTCAGCAAGTATGTTACCGACAAAGGTGGACAGATCCTGCTGCAAACCCCCGGTACTGACCTGATCATGGACAACGGCAAGGTCGTTGGTGTCTGGGCCAAGGACAAGTCCGGCGAGAAGATCCGCATCAATGCCAAGGCGGTTGTTATTGCTACCGGCGGTTTCTCCAGCAACAAGGAGATGATGAAGAAGTACTATCCCGAGTATCCCGACATCACCCCGGTGGGTAACATCGGTAAGGATGGCGACGGCATCACGATGGGCATCAAGGCAGGTGCCGATCTTGAGGGCATGAACACAGTACAGGGCTACCGGCCCGGTCTGCCCGGCTTCCACCCGGCCGACCAGATGATCGCCCTGGCAGTACAACCCTATTTCTGGGTCACCCCCCGTGGTGAGCGCTATACCGACGAGTCCAACATCGTCTTCTGGCCTTACTCCAATAACTCCCTGGTCCGTGTCGGTGGTGTTGCCTACGCCATCTATGATGATGCAACCCGCAAGATGGCCGTTGAACAGGGGATTGAAATGCCTCTGGGCGAGTGGGTTCTGGCAGGCACCAAACTGGTCAAGTGGGAAGATGCCTTTAACAAAGAACTGGCCCGCAAGCGTGGCAACGTTTTCAAGGCCGACACCATCGAAGAGCTGGCCAAGCAGCTGAACATGAAGCCTGAAGTGCTGCAGGCCAGTGTTGCCAGGATGAACACAGCAGCCGATACCCGTAAAGATGCCGAGTTTGGCAAAGATCCAAAATTCTTGCGTAAAGTGGCCACCGGTCCCTTCTATGCCACCAAGCTGACCCCCCGTCACCTGGGTACTCTGGGCGGCATGAAAGTAACGGCCAACAACCAGGTGGTCAAGACAAGCGGTGACCCGATCCCCGGCCTCTACGCCGTTGGTACCGACTCCGGTGGTATGTATGGCGACTCCTACGACCTGTTGCTGGGCGGCGGCACCGCCGGCTACGCCATCAACTCCGGCCGTTTTGCAGCGGAGCATGCGGTCAAATATATCAAGCAGTAA
- a CDS encoding cytochrome c3 family protein, whose translation MFRIPFKLFFILTLLTVTVAGANALTVGGPHATMGFKCADCHKTDAPQAGPTNEACLSCHGSYEQLAAKTKPKHIANPADKEAHANPHESHMGPINCTDCHRTHKPSELVCGQCHTFDFVPK comes from the coding sequence ATGTTCAGAATCCCATTCAAGCTGTTCTTTATTTTGACCCTGCTCACCGTCACGGTAGCCGGCGCCAACGCACTCACTGTTGGCGGCCCCCATGCCACCATGGGCTTCAAGTGTGCTGATTGCCACAAGACCGATGCGCCACAGGCAGGTCCAACCAACGAGGCATGCCTATCCTGCCACGGCAGTTACGAACAACTGGCCGCAAAAACAAAACCGAAGCATATCGCCAACCCGGCAGACAAAGAGGCCCATGCCAATCCACACGAATCCCATATGGGGCCGATCAACTGTACCGATTGCCACCGCACCCACAAGCCGTCAGAACTGGTCTGCGGACAGTGCCACACCTTTGATTTTGTACCTAAATAG